One genomic segment of Nocardia spumae includes these proteins:
- a CDS encoding ammonium transporter, which produces MILRKFAAVVLPAVVAVALGAGTAHADSSAPQVRYESKLVGNTVETTLDGGFFRVGADGRTVDVTDATGHPLITLPLSIRQDGLEYPLPHQVRNDARVLDLTVVKDAAAARPVRAAPVASMRENQDAMNAFATQFGIATAIGGFIGTAIGAGIGLVVGAAAGGIGAIPGFITGASVGAIIGTVVVGGPTLVIAAIDLVNTLAAAPGTTKWNEVYAY; this is translated from the coding sequence ATGATTCTGCGCAAGTTCGCTGCCGTCGTTCTGCCGGCAGTGGTCGCCGTCGCCCTCGGGGCCGGCACCGCCCATGCCGATTCCAGCGCACCGCAGGTGCGTTACGAGTCGAAGTTGGTCGGCAACACCGTCGAGACCACACTCGACGGCGGCTTCTTCCGCGTCGGCGCCGACGGACGGACCGTCGATGTCACCGACGCGACGGGCCACCCCCTGATCACTCTCCCGTTGTCCATCCGGCAGGACGGACTGGAATATCCCCTGCCACACCAGGTTCGCAACGATGCGCGGGTGCTGGATCTGACTGTGGTGAAGGATGCCGCCGCGGCCCGCCCGGTGCGGGCGGCACCGGTGGCTTCCATGCGGGAGAACCAGGACGCGATGAATGCCTTCGCGACCCAATTCGGGATCGCCACGGCCATCGGCGGATTCATCGGCACCGCGATCGGCGCGGGTATCGGCCTGGTGGTCGGGGCCGCGGCCGGCGGTATCGGCGCGATTCCCGGATTCATCACCGGCGCCAGCGTCGGCGCCATCATCGGCACCGTGGTCGTCGGCGGACCGACACTGGTCATCGCCGCGATCGATCTCGTCAACACACTCGCCGCGGCGCCCGGAACCACCAAGTGGAACGAGGTCTACGCCTACTGA
- a CDS encoding aldo/keto reductase → MTFRSESGPVPSVILNDGHLIPRLGFGVFQVPEGETAEAVTSALAAGYRSIDTAAAYGNEAEVGRAIAESGLARDEVFVTTKLWNSDQGYDSTLRAFDASMDKLGLEYLDLYLIHWPVAAADRYVDTFRAFQSLKAAGRIGSIGVSNFQIEHLRRLIAETGEVPVVNQIELHPALAQTTLRAFHAEHGIATEAWSPLGQGAELKDPTVGAIAEQIGRTPAQVLIRWHLQLGNIVIPKSVHADRIRENFDVFGFELDADQMTTISALDTGTRVGPDPDTFAMGLD, encoded by the coding sequence GTGACCTTTCGCAGCGAGAGCGGCCCAGTCCCGTCGGTGATCCTCAATGACGGTCATCTGATCCCCCGGCTGGGGTTCGGCGTGTTCCAGGTGCCGGAGGGGGAGACGGCCGAGGCTGTGACGTCGGCCCTGGCAGCGGGGTATCGCAGTATCGACACGGCGGCGGCCTACGGGAACGAGGCCGAGGTCGGTCGGGCGATCGCGGAATCCGGGCTCGCGCGCGACGAGGTGTTCGTCACCACCAAGCTGTGGAACTCCGATCAGGGCTACGACTCCACGCTGCGGGCGTTCGACGCGAGTATGGACAAGCTCGGGCTCGAGTATCTGGACCTGTATCTGATCCACTGGCCGGTCGCGGCGGCCGACCGGTACGTCGACACCTTCCGCGCGTTCCAGTCGCTGAAGGCGGCGGGCCGGATCGGGTCGATCGGTGTCTCGAACTTCCAGATCGAACATCTGCGGCGGCTGATCGCGGAGACCGGCGAGGTGCCCGTGGTCAACCAGATCGAGCTGCATCCGGCGCTCGCGCAGACGACGCTGCGCGCGTTCCACGCCGAGCACGGGATCGCCACCGAGGCGTGGAGCCCGCTGGGGCAGGGCGCCGAACTGAAGGATCCCACCGTCGGCGCCATCGCCGAGCAGATCGGCCGCACGCCCGCGCAGGTGCTGATCCGCTGGCATCTGCAGCTGGGCAATATCGTGATCCCGAAGTCGGTGCACGCTGATCGCATCCGGGAGAATTTCGATGTCTTCGGGTTCGAACTGGACGCTGACCAGATGACGACGATCAGCGCACTCGACACCGGAACCCGGGTCGGCCCCGACCCCGACACCTTCGCGATGGGCCTCGACTGA
- a CDS encoding energy-coupling factor transporter transmembrane component T family protein translates to MSMVLLRVVPVDSPIHRLWAGTKMIAAFLISLVLMFWPAWPVLGVMVAFLVVIALLARLPLGTLPRLPWWFWALIVLGGLITVPTGVDGVLRYLQVTLFALVLLTTSFLIAWTTPMSEIAPALAKLGAPLRALRIPVDEWAVVVALTLRGLPLLLDEIRILRAARRLRPKDGGMARGSANPLVDILTAAMAVATRRAGELGEAITARGGTGELTAHPAGPSRADFVALAIAVMVCAGAVLITIVLL, encoded by the coding sequence TCGACAGCCCGATTCATCGGCTGTGGGCCGGGACGAAGATGATCGCGGCCTTCCTGATCAGCCTGGTGCTGATGTTCTGGCCGGCCTGGCCGGTGCTCGGCGTGATGGTCGCCTTCCTGGTGGTGATCGCGCTCCTGGCGCGGCTGCCGCTGGGCACACTGCCGCGGCTGCCGTGGTGGTTCTGGGCGCTCATCGTGCTCGGCGGCCTGATCACGGTGCCGACCGGCGTCGACGGGGTACTGCGCTATCTCCAGGTCACGCTGTTCGCGCTGGTGCTGCTCACGACCTCGTTCCTGATCGCCTGGACCACGCCGATGAGCGAGATCGCCCCCGCGCTGGCGAAGCTGGGCGCGCCGTTGCGGGCCCTGCGGATTCCGGTCGACGAATGGGCGGTCGTGGTGGCGCTGACCCTGCGCGGCCTGCCACTGCTCCTGGACGAGATCCGCATTCTGCGCGCCGCTCGTCGCCTGCGCCCCAAGGACGGTGGCATGGCACGCGGATCCGCGAATCCGCTGGTGGACATCCTCACCGCCGCCATGGCGGTCGCCACCCGGCGGGCCGGCGAGTTGGGTGAGGCCATCACCGCACGCGGTGGAACCGGTGAGCTGACCGCTCATCCGGCCGGTCCGAGCCGAGCCGATTTCGTCGCGCTCGCGATTGCCGTGATGGTGTGCGCGGGGGCCGTCCTGATCACCATCGTGCTGCTGTAA
- a CDS encoding NAD(P)-binding domain-containing protein, which produces MWRTVAAAHPTRTVTAVTEPDFEIVVIGAGQAGLSVGYHLRRLGLTPERDFLIVDHSPGPGGAWQFRWPSLTLSTVNRVHDLPGMSFTETLPPGSDSVPAATAVPHYFDLYEKRSELRVRRPVSVRVVCDRASTATCPGAQVDGLLHVETEISEKHSGTADSVNESRPAAAPGPITTVRTRGLINATGTWEKPFIPYYPGAETFAGRQLHAHDYHSAAEFAGKHVVVVGAGISAVQLLDEISQVTSTTWVSRTEPRWREGPFGPEDGRRAVAMVEDRVRRGLPPRSVVSVTGLPVDDRIRAARARGALTWHPLFARIEPEGVRWADGTFRPAQVILWATGFRSALDHLAPLRLRGPGGGITMTGRLATEVAADPRIHLIGYGPSASTIGANRAGRAAAVELTRHLGIGHSVPE; this is translated from the coding sequence ATGTGGCGGACCGTTGCCGCAGCGCACCCGACGCGTACTGTGACGGCGGTGACCGAACCCGATTTCGAGATTGTGGTGATCGGCGCCGGCCAGGCCGGACTGTCGGTCGGTTATCACCTGCGGCGACTGGGCCTCACACCGGAACGCGATTTCCTGATCGTCGACCACTCTCCGGGTCCGGGTGGCGCCTGGCAGTTCCGCTGGCCCTCATTGACATTGAGCACGGTGAACCGGGTCCACGACCTGCCCGGGATGTCGTTCACCGAAACCCTGCCGCCCGGTTCGGATTCCGTGCCCGCGGCCACGGCGGTGCCGCATTACTTCGATCTGTACGAGAAGAGGTCCGAACTGAGGGTGCGGCGACCGGTTTCGGTCCGGGTGGTCTGCGACCGGGCCAGTACCGCGACCTGCCCCGGCGCCCAGGTCGACGGACTCTTGCACGTCGAGACCGAGATCTCCGAAAAGCATTCGGGCACAGCGGATTCCGTGAACGAGAGCCGGCCGGCGGCAGCACCCGGCCCGATCACCACGGTACGCACCCGCGGACTGATCAATGCGACCGGAACCTGGGAGAAACCGTTCATTCCGTACTATCCGGGCGCGGAGACCTTCGCGGGCCGGCAGCTGCACGCCCACGACTACCACAGCGCCGCCGAGTTCGCCGGCAAACATGTCGTGGTCGTCGGCGCGGGCATCTCGGCCGTCCAGCTCCTGGACGAGATCTCACAGGTCACCAGCACCACCTGGGTGTCACGGACCGAGCCACGCTGGCGCGAGGGGCCCTTCGGCCCCGAGGACGGCCGGCGGGCGGTAGCCATGGTCGAAGACCGGGTCCGGCGCGGACTGCCGCCGCGGTCGGTGGTGTCGGTCACCGGGCTGCCGGTCGACGACCGGATCCGCGCCGCTCGCGCCCGCGGCGCCCTGACCTGGCATCCGTTGTTCGCGCGGATCGAGCCGGAGGGTGTGCGCTGGGCCGACGGCACCTTCCGGCCGGCTCAGGTGATCCTGTGGGCGACCGGTTTCCGCAGCGCCCTCGATCACCTGGCGCCGCTGCGCCTGCGCGGGCCCGGCGGCGGCATCACGATGACGGGCCGGCTCGCGACCGAGGTCGCCGCCGACCCGCGCATTCACCTGATCGGATACGGCCCATCGGCCAGCACCATCGGTGCCAATCGCGCGGGCCGGGCCGCCGCCGTGGAGCTCACGCGCCACCTCGGGATCGGACACTCCGTGCCCGAGTGA
- a CDS encoding antitoxin, with protein MSLMDTLKGLMGKGRDVASENAEKIHGAVDKAGGFINEKTGGKYSDHIGKGTDAIKKSIPEQDGGTTPTPEPPQTPQTPPATPPQAPQPPEG; from the coding sequence ATGAGCTTGATGGATACGCTCAAGGGCTTGATGGGCAAGGGGCGCGATGTCGCCTCCGAGAATGCCGAGAAGATCCACGGTGCCGTCGACAAGGCTGGTGGCTTCATCAACGAGAAGACCGGCGGAAAGTACTCCGATCACATCGGCAAGGGCACCGACGCCATCAAGAAGAGCATCCCGGAGCAGGACGGCGGCACCACCCCGACGCCCGAACCGCCGCAGACTCCGCAGACCCCACCGGCCACGCCGCCGCAGGCGCCGCAGCCGCCGGAGGGCTGA
- a CDS encoding MBL fold metallo-hydrolase: MAGRGFARGTAATVRRTAVAAAGLVGLRWVARAAWRIPVEMGASAAAVAPLAAGSASYRNRQFHNTEPSTQIAPGSGLSLLLSALTRRDVGRPPADIPLATASHPEQAAELAVTWFGHATALLEVDGFRVLTDPVWSERVSPSPLVGPARLHPVPAPLSELPPVDAVVISHDHYDHLDRETVRALVASQDAPFVVPIGIGAHLRKWQVPDARIIELDWGTSTSITRADGGELTVTCTEARHFSGRGLTRNTTLWASWVFAGPRRRAYFGGDTGYTKAFAEIGATYGPFDLTLLPIGAYDVHWPDVHMNPEEAVRAHADVCVGDARYGMLVPIHWATFNLAFHGWSEPVRRLVTAARAAGTPVTVPLPGERIDTNAASPQVSWWEDVR, translated from the coding sequence ATGGCCGGCAGAGGTTTCGCCAGGGGTACCGCCGCGACGGTACGGCGCACGGCGGTGGCCGCTGCCGGGTTGGTCGGACTGCGCTGGGTGGCGCGGGCGGCATGGCGGATTCCCGTCGAGATGGGCGCGTCCGCCGCCGCCGTCGCACCGCTGGCCGCCGGGTCGGCCAGCTATCGCAACCGGCAGTTCCACAACACCGAGCCCAGTACGCAGATCGCGCCCGGTTCCGGGTTGTCGCTGCTGCTGTCGGCGCTGACCCGGCGTGATGTGGGCCGGCCGCCGGCGGATATCCCGCTGGCGACCGCCAGTCATCCGGAACAGGCGGCCGAGCTGGCCGTGACCTGGTTCGGCCACGCCACGGCCCTGCTCGAGGTGGACGGCTTCCGCGTCCTCACCGATCCGGTCTGGAGTGAGCGGGTCTCGCCGTCGCCGCTGGTCGGGCCGGCTCGCCTGCATCCGGTGCCGGCGCCGCTGTCGGAGCTGCCGCCCGTCGACGCGGTGGTCATCTCGCACGACCACTACGACCACCTCGATCGCGAGACCGTGCGGGCGCTCGTGGCGAGTCAGGACGCGCCTTTCGTGGTGCCCATCGGGATCGGCGCACATCTGCGGAAGTGGCAGGTGCCCGACGCGCGCATCATCGAATTGGACTGGGGCACTTCGACGTCGATCACCCGGGCCGATGGCGGCGAACTGACCGTCACCTGCACCGAGGCGCGGCACTTCTCCGGCCGCGGCCTGACCCGCAACACCACACTGTGGGCATCGTGGGTGTTCGCGGGGCCGCGCCGGCGGGCCTACTTCGGTGGCGACACCGGCTACACCAAGGCGTTCGCGGAGATCGGCGCCACCTACGGCCCGTTCGATCTGACGCTGCTGCCGATCGGCGCCTACGACGTGCACTGGCCGGATGTGCACATGAACCCCGAGGAGGCCGTGCGCGCCCACGCCGATGTATGCGTCGGCGACGCGCGGTACGGGATGCTGGTGCCCATCCACTGGGCCACCTTCAATCTGGCCTTCCACGGTTGGTCGGAACCTGTCCGTCGACTGGTTACCGCTGCCCGCGCGGCGGGTACTCCGGTCACAGTGCCCCTCCCGGGCGAGCGGATTGATACAAATGCGGCATCACCGCAGGTCTCGTGGTGGGAGGATGTGCGCTAG
- a CDS encoding enoyl-CoA hydratase translates to MLAVSRDGDVVTIELQRPQRRNALNDELVAALRDAVVSAAADARVIVLTGQGPIFSAGADLSGVYSQDFLAGLVDLLRTIETVPVPVIAAINGGALGAGVQLALASDLRVMSPDSYIAVPAAKLGISVDRWTVRRLAALIGGGPARTVLMGAESVSASDAYAFGFANRIGTLADAQEWAKSIAELAPLSLRHLKLVFNDDGTRGEDTPEQRAALEAAWRSADAEEARLAREQKRAAKFVGR, encoded by the coding sequence ATGCTGGCAGTGAGCCGGGATGGTGACGTGGTCACCATCGAATTGCAGCGCCCGCAGCGCCGCAACGCCCTCAACGACGAGTTGGTGGCGGCGTTGCGCGATGCGGTCGTGTCCGCGGCGGCGGATGCGCGGGTGATCGTGCTGACCGGTCAGGGACCGATCTTCAGCGCGGGCGCCGATCTGTCGGGGGTGTACTCACAGGATTTCCTCGCCGGACTGGTCGACCTGCTGCGGACGATCGAAACGGTGCCGGTGCCGGTCATCGCCGCGATCAACGGCGGTGCGCTGGGGGCCGGGGTGCAGTTGGCCCTGGCGTCGGACCTGCGGGTGATGAGTCCCGATTCCTATATCGCCGTCCCGGCCGCGAAGCTGGGCATCTCGGTGGATCGCTGGACGGTGCGCCGGCTCGCCGCCCTGATCGGCGGTGGTCCCGCCCGTACCGTGCTGATGGGTGCGGAGTCGGTATCGGCCTCGGACGCATACGCTTTCGGCTTCGCGAACCGGATCGGGACGCTGGCCGACGCGCAGGAATGGGCGAAGTCGATCGCCGAACTCGCACCGCTGTCGCTGCGGCATCTGAAATTGGTGTTCAACGACGACGGCACTCGCGGTGAGGACACTCCCGAACAGCGGGCTGCCCTGGAGGCGGCCTGGCGCAGCGCCGACGCCGAAGAGGCGCGGCTGGCGCGGGAGCAGAAGCGCGCGGCGAAGTTCGTGGGCCGCTGA
- a CDS encoding ATP-dependent DNA ligase, protein MAARRDFGGIEVGLTNLDKVLYPATGTTKGEVVEYFTTIAPALLPHIADRPVTRKRWPNGVGESSFFEKNLAAHAPKWIARRSIEHSGRRVQYPVIDSVAGLAWLGQQAALEIHVPQWRFAGASPGPVTRLVFDLDPGPGVELADCASVALWIRDTVRDAGLDAYPVTSGSKGIHVYVPLDRVLGPGGASTVAKQLATGLEQLHPKLVTATMAKAARPGKIFLDWSQNNPSKTTIAPYSLRGRDHPTVAAPRSWDEIADRKNLRQLRFDEVIERWRADGDLLAGLDPAAGNESDAPDPLQTYRSMRDPGRTPEPVPKGPPAAGPGNRYVVQEHHARRLHWDVRLERDGVLVSWAVPKGPPTSPSENRLAVHTEDHPLEYLDFHGSIPRGEYGAGRMTVWDSGTYETEKWRDDEVIVRFHGERLTGRYAFIRTGGTQWLMHLMKSQAAETDEASESGGDASVEPVRGAGSGRLRGSADLPRGLSPMLATPGDVAKLGARDWVFETKWDGFRVITEIDDGTVVVRSRAGNTVTDRYPRLASLGRELRGHRVVLDGEAVVFDERGVANLALLQSNAAQAVLVAFDVLYLDGTSLLRKRYADRRRVLEALAARAPSLLVPPRLEGGGAEALAYSREHELEGVVAKRKDSVYLPGRRGQTWIKTRNWRTQEVIVGGWRRSAAREFASLLVGVRHEGELYYIGRVGTGFSDRAMAELTPRLRRLRRETSPFVNELTADERKDAVWATPKLTGTVRYMNWTDSGRLWHPAWLGEDGEAPGEQAPSARRRP, encoded by the coding sequence ATGGCGGCGCGCCGCGATTTCGGGGGCATCGAGGTCGGTCTGACCAACCTCGACAAGGTCCTGTATCCGGCGACCGGCACCACCAAGGGGGAGGTGGTCGAGTACTTCACCACCATCGCCCCGGCCCTGCTGCCCCATATCGCCGATCGCCCGGTGACGCGCAAGCGGTGGCCCAACGGTGTGGGCGAATCATCGTTCTTCGAGAAGAATCTGGCAGCGCACGCACCGAAGTGGATCGCACGCCGATCGATCGAACATTCCGGTCGTCGGGTGCAGTATCCGGTCATCGATTCGGTGGCCGGGCTGGCCTGGCTGGGACAGCAGGCGGCGCTGGAAATACATGTGCCGCAATGGCGTTTCGCCGGTGCGTCGCCGGGTCCGGTGACCCGCCTGGTCTTCGATCTGGATCCCGGCCCCGGAGTGGAACTCGCCGATTGCGCGTCGGTGGCCCTGTGGATTCGCGACACCGTGCGCGATGCCGGACTCGACGCCTACCCGGTCACCAGTGGAAGTAAGGGAATACACGTCTACGTGCCGCTGGACCGGGTGCTCGGTCCCGGCGGGGCGTCGACGGTCGCCAAACAGCTGGCCACCGGCCTGGAACAGCTACATCCCAAGCTGGTGACGGCGACGATGGCGAAGGCGGCACGGCCGGGCAAGATCTTTCTGGACTGGAGTCAGAACAACCCGTCGAAAACCACCATCGCGCCGTATTCACTGCGTGGCCGGGACCATCCGACGGTGGCCGCGCCGCGCAGCTGGGACGAGATCGCGGATCGGAAGAATCTGCGCCAGTTGCGTTTCGACGAGGTGATCGAGCGCTGGCGGGCCGATGGTGACCTGCTCGCGGGGCTCGATCCCGCCGCGGGGAACGAGTCCGATGCGCCGGATCCGTTGCAGACCTATCGGTCGATGCGCGATCCGGGCCGGACACCCGAACCGGTGCCGAAAGGGCCGCCCGCGGCCGGACCGGGGAATCGCTACGTGGTGCAGGAACATCATGCGCGGCGGCTGCACTGGGATGTGCGCCTCGAACGCGACGGTGTGCTGGTGTCGTGGGCGGTGCCGAAGGGGCCGCCGACCTCGCCGTCGGAGAACCGGCTGGCCGTGCACACCGAGGATCATCCGCTGGAGTATCTCGATTTCCACGGCTCCATTCCGCGCGGTGAGTACGGCGCCGGCCGGATGACGGTCTGGGATTCCGGTACCTATGAGACCGAGAAATGGCGTGACGACGAGGTCATCGTGCGATTTCACGGCGAACGTCTCACGGGCCGATACGCATTCATCCGCACCGGCGGCACACAGTGGCTGATGCATCTGATGAAGTCGCAGGCGGCCGAGACGGACGAGGCATCCGAATCCGGCGGCGATGCCTCGGTAGAGCCGGTCCGCGGTGCGGGCAGTGGTCGTCTGAGAGGTTCGGCCGACCTGCCGCGTGGATTGTCACCGATGCTGGCGACCCCCGGTGATGTCGCGAAACTCGGTGCGCGCGATTGGGTTTTCGAGACCAAGTGGGACGGATTCCGGGTCATCACCGAAATCGATGACGGGACCGTGGTGGTGCGCAGCCGCGCGGGCAATACGGTGACCGATCGCTATCCGCGGCTGGCCTCGCTCGGCCGTGAACTCCGCGGCCATCGGGTCGTACTCGACGGCGAGGCGGTGGTCTTCGACGAGCGGGGAGTCGCGAATCTGGCGCTGCTGCAGTCGAATGCGGCGCAGGCCGTACTCGTCGCCTTCGATGTGCTGTATCTGGACGGCACCTCACTGCTTCGCAAACGTTACGCCGATCGACGGCGGGTGCTGGAGGCATTGGCCGCCCGCGCACCGTCACTCCTGGTGCCGCCGCGACTGGAAGGCGGGGGCGCCGAGGCGCTGGCCTACAGTCGCGAACACGAACTCGAGGGGGTGGTGGCCAAGCGTAAGGATTCGGTGTATCTGCCCGGCCGGCGCGGGCAGACCTGGATCAAGACTCGCAACTGGCGCACGCAGGAGGTGATCGTCGGCGGCTGGCGGCGCAGTGCCGCACGGGAATTCGCGTCGCTACTGGTCGGCGTTCGGCACGAGGGCGAGCTGTACTACATCGGCCGCGTCGGCACCGGATTCAGTGATCGGGCGATGGCCGAACTCACCCCGCGCCTGCGTCGGCTGCGGCGCGAAACCAGCCCGTTCGTCAACGAGCTCACCGCTGACGAACGCAAGGACGCGGTCTGGGCGACGCCGAAACTGACGGGCACAGTGCGGTACATGAACTGGACCGACTCCGGACGGTTGTGGCATCCGGCGTGGTTGGGGGAGGACGGCGAGGCGCCCGGCGAACAGGCGCCATCAGCGCGACGCCGACCCTGA